The Drosophila innubila isolate TH190305 chromosome 2L unlocalized genomic scaffold, UK_Dinn_1.0 4_B_2L, whole genome shotgun sequence genome segment CTTGGAGACAACCATCAGATTGTAGACAAATCGTTTGTCCTCCATCAGCCCATAGGTATCATGCTCCTTATTCATGAGATACCTTAACACCTCGTTGTGACCCTCGGAGGCGGCAAACCAGATTGCCGCACAGCCATAGTTCGTCTCGGATTTGGGAGAGGCACCCGCCTCACAGAGCAGCTTAACCACATCCAAGTGACCGGCTTTGGCAGCACAATGCAGTGGCGTCCAACCGTTGCGATCGGTTGCATTTATCTCAGCGCCCTGGCCGAGCAGTATCTCCACCATCTGGAAATGGCCGTGCATCGCTGCAATATGCAGTCCGGTGCGACCATTGCGATCCGTGGATTGAAGGAGTTCCGCCGACCGACTCAGAAGCAAACCAACCACTGACATGTGTCCACCGAAGCAAGCCAAATGGAGCGGATTATAACCCTGCAAATGACAAGGATTaatatcttatttatttagcaaataGGTGAATATAACTAAAGTAGAATTAAAAAGGAATAAGGTTTTCTAGCTACTTTAtgcagaaaaacaaatatattattatttcgtcAAGTATCATCAAATAAACTCAGAAGAAtactaattgaaattatataagaatttatctctataaaattaaattaaaaaagtactCGGAATGCATCTATCTTTCTTTAAGTATTACtattgatgtaaaaatacatcgaaatatcgacaactcgattttcgcggaagcgatTATCAAGTAATTCAACTCGATCATTTTGTTTACGATCTATAGAGTTGATTacatcgatttccatgaaagcATCGATAACTCACAAGAGTTTGTTTATCGTAGTTCATTTGCAGAACTAAATAATCTACAATCGAAacttttcttgaaattaagtACTTGTCGACAAGTTATGtgaattcaaatgcaaatagaGGGCGATTTATTGGGAATTTAACcaccaaaattaattttcagacTCAACTAGTTTAttgaataaactttatttttaaaaaaatcggtGAGGTTTCTGtcttgcaaattgtttttttatttggtagcaactcgatataaaactcgatatATCGTTATTTTTCCCGACATATCGACAACTAGATGATTTTTTGGGGCGATTTTCTACTTCGATATTCAACTTGATCTaaaatttggatttacatcactaagtAATTACCACTCCCTGAATAATgatcataatttttgtatctttatcGCTTACGTTCTCAATGGTAGCTGCATCCACTTGCACACCCGCCGAGTTGAGGAGCAATCGCACCACATTCTCATTGCCAGAGAAGGCGGCTAGATGAAGTGGCGTCATGCCCGACTCGGTGCCCAGTTCCCCGAACAGACTCTGGCCCGTTGGAGTCTCCGATTTGACCGTGGCCGGAACACTGGTCAACAGCTCCCGCACGGTATCCGCCTGCCCATAATAGGCAGCGACATGGAGAGGAGTTAATCCCAACTTTTTGCTATTGATACGCAGAGAATTTGTGCTCTTGAGTACATCCAGCACTTGACCGTGTCCATTCTGGGCAGCCAAATGTACGGCCGTGAATCCAGCTTTATTTTCCTCCGTACAAGAGGCGCCGGCACGGACGAGAGCCTTCACAACATCCGCATGTCCGCCCTCGGCGGCTAGTTGTAGGGGCGTGGCATCGGTCAACTTATTTCTAGCCGATATCACGCCAGATCGATCGAACTTCATGAGCTCCTCGATCACCTTGACGGAGCCCTGCATGGCAGCAATATGGGCACAAGTGTTGCCATCCTTGCTGGTGGCATTCACCAACGATGGATGCTGCTGCAGGAACAATTTGGCCACTTCAGAGTAATTATTCTGGGCGGCGACATGAATGGGCTTCTGGCCCAGATCATCGGTCGCATCAATGTTGGCGCCCAGTTCGAGCAACAACTGGCAAACCTCCATTTGTCCACTGGCAGCTGCCAAATGCAGCGGCGTCTGTTTGCGCAGTGTCAAAATATCGATGACAGCATTGTGATCCTTGATGAGGAACTTCACCAGATGCGTAAAGCCGTTCATTGCCGCCAAATGGAGGGCAGTACGTCCCACCCGGGACTTGGAATTGATGAAGGCCTTGTTCGTTAGCAGCGCATCGCAGACGTGCAAGAATCCCCGCTCCGCTGCCAAGTGTAGGGCCGATCTTCCCTCCGTATCGAAGACATCGACCCTGGCATGATTCGCTAAAAGGTTGTTGACCAGCTCCATGTGCCCCCGATGACAGGCGATCAACAGCGGCGTCCATCCCACCGACGACTGACGGTTCATGGCCTTCTGTATGTCCGTGGGATTCATGTGGGAAATCATCTCCATGAGGACATCATTGTTTCCCGCCACGGCACAATAATGAAAGGCCGTTTCCAATGCATTCTTCGTCTGGAGCGTCACATCGGCTCCATTCTCGAGGAGCATGCTCACAATTTGCTTATCGGATTCGGGTATCTTGACCTCCTCCTTGGTAATTTGGCAAGTATAATGCAGCGCCGTGGCGCCATCATCGTTCACAGAGTTAATGTACGTGGTCGCCTTTTCCGGTCCGTGTTTCTCCTTCACCGTCTCAATCAGATGACGAACAATCTCCGGGTGACATGATCTGCACGCCATGTGCAAAGGTGTCTCCCCAGTCTACAGAGTGCGAAAGTAAAGCAGATTAAGTGAGAGGAATAGTAAGAGAATTTAAGAAAGTTAGTCTAAATTATTTGAGTTTATAATactttataaaacattttaatattttgttaaaaattaaaaactttagttAAACTATCTATCTAAtatctataataataatgatgagtTATATCCttggtttgctttttttcaaatgttcTGCTTCTCATTTAGTTGTAAAATTGagtaatacttttaaatattctgtaattcaatttgaatttaaataaaatttaatttaattaattttagaaccatttaatttttgctacttttattatatttataatttacaatcCTCTACTGTACTCACATTGGACTTGTAAAGCGGATCTCCGCCATCCTCGAGCAGTTGCATCATTGTGGCAAGATTCCCGTGACGCGCGGCAACATGAACTGGCGTCAGGCAATCATCGGTTGTGAGATTCGGACTCGCTCCAGACTTTAACAGCATGAGGGCACAACGGTCGCCGTCCTTGACACGTGCGGCAATGTGCAGAGGCGTCTCCCTTAACTTGCCACCTCTGACATGAACGTCGGCGCCAAAGCCAAGAAGTGTTTCCACAACAGCTGGTTTCGCAGATTCCACAGCTATGTGCAGGGCTGTATAGTTGTCCTACAAGAGAAGAGATTTAGATGATGTTCCACAGATTTTAAGAGTTGCCTCAGCTGTCAACTCACATTGGTGGTAACATCGACTTTCTCGCCCTTCTGCAACAAGGTGTTGATGATGCCAGTGTGTCCATATTCGGCAGCGGTGTGAATGCTGCGTGCACCATCCTTGTTGGGCATATGGAGATAGACACCCTTCTTGAAGAGCATCGTGGCGCACTCAGCATGGCCATTGAGTGATGCAATGTGCATCAGTGTGCTGCCATCCTTGGTGCGCTCGAAGATGCTCGCCTTGAATTTGTCCGCCAGAATCTCAATAACATGGGCGTGACCATTTTCCGCTGCCAAGTGCATTGGGGTGCGATCTAGCGAgggaagcaaaaaaaaaaaacagttcaTTAAGTGATAGTTAAGGAGTACATATATCCGACTCACCTTGATTATCCGCAATGGAGGCAGAGGCACGCACTCCGTAAAAGTACTTGAGCAGCGCCTCATCCCCCTCAGCGGCCGCAATGTGCAACGGTGTCTGCCCCTCGCCGTTCTGGGTATCCACATTGGTGCCATAATCCACAAGTATTCTGACCATATCCACATCCCGCCGTCTGGCGGCCAAATGCAAGGCCGTGTCTCCATTTGCCGTTGTTGCCTGaccatgaaaatgaaaaacgaaaacaagaaATGGAACAAGGTGTGGAGCAtaagtaaattgcatatacttttatttttataaatgcaaatcatATTTAGCAAGCATAAAACAAGGTTAACCCTTGAGCCATAAGTCCTGCCCTACACTTGACACCCTACAGATTTTGCCCAACTCTATTCCTACTTATTCAATTTTCAGCTGCGTTTTCGCAACACATTTGACCCAGTTTATTAGCCGGCTTGGCTGATTGCGTGCTAAGCTGTTGGTCAAAGTCAACTCACTcgaactttaactttaacccCTTTCGGTTAATTTGATCAACACGCACTCTGCTCTTGACTCTGTTCCTCCTGCTTCTCTTAATTCACCTATTTCTCCTTATTTTCCAGCTCATTTTCACCTGTTTTGTGTGCCTTCCatgcaaattgaaagcaaGCGAAACTTTTGCCAAAGTCACAGCACGTTTGCATTGTTGCACTTTTCACGCTTTCGCTCAGTGCATTGTTGCCGCACTTCACATTTGTGTTGGGCGCGTAGAGTTGCCATATCAGCTGtgacatttgcatatttcagatatttctttgatttatttccaCAGTTTCGAGCAACTGAAACAAgcttcatttgcattttgatttgcCTTGACAAATTTTTGATTGACAACACTGAAATCAGTTTAAATCAATCTAAAGATTAAGATTAAACTAATGCTGAAGTAGTTTTTAGTAAAAGTTTAGAAAACGAAATCAGATAGGAAAAAGTAATGATGAATAGCAACATCAGTATTGTAGTTGtactttggttttttttttacctcttCCGTAATGTTCTCTCCTTCACTGCATTCTCTATAAGTCACCCTCATATCTAATAATACTTTACACATGTGAGTATATGTTGATAGTTATGGTTATAGAAAATAGAGACTTACCTTTAGTTGATCCGCCGTTTGTGCAGCCAAGAGTTCTCTACACATCGACTGATTTCCCGACTCGACAGACAGCAGCAATGGGATTTTGCCACGCTATTTAAAAGAGATAAAGGGACAGagataatttcattttagttgGCATAATTAAACACACACTCCCAagaacacagacacacacacacataatcaTAAATAACCAATTAGCCAATTCATGCCTCAAGTGTTAACGGGCTGCATGTTTGCTATTTTTAGCCAAGTTCGCAACTTTTTCGCGCGAACTTTGAACTGGCAAAGGCGCATGAAAAGCGACCCTCCACATTTCCACACTCTTCCCCCACTTTTCCCTTTGCCATTCTCCTTGCAGTGCTGTCTTCGCTCAGCTGGCTCAGTAAATCAAGTTGTAGAGCAACTTGTGACCCtcgtttttgattttattttctctcttttattcCCCTCACTGTATTAttatgtgtttgttgttggcaacGAGTTGAGCGCCCTCTGATACTTCGAAATACGGCATACCGAATCTATCTATCTATGCGTGCCACTCTCATTGTTCGTTCAACTATTTTGCTGTATCGAAAtcgaatggaaatggaaatggaaatgggcaGGAAAATCGTCAGCTCGAATGCCAATAGAAGATGATAGCTAAATAGTTTATCCAGCTAATTTTGTCTGACAGTGCTATTAGCTGTGTGAATGGGTGTGTATTgatgtgtggttgtgtgttcTACTATctaattgatttaaatcaaGTTTTCCGTTTACCAAATCGCCAAGTCTTTTTGTCTAGACAATCAATCGACCCCACTATGTATACAATTCGTCCCCCCACCCTATGAAGAAAGTGGAAAGGagtctttctttctttcttttgggTAGTCAAATTTATGCACTTGCCGCACGTCGCGTGCGTTGTGGAAATATCGGAGCACGTGATGCGACAAATAGTTCCGCATTTTGTCTGATTTCTTTCGGGTTTCCGGGCTCAATGCAAGTTAATCAGACAACAGCTCTGACATTATTTTTAGGctttagtttattttcttttcttattggtattttgaatgcatttaCGTTTGGAATTTTGCATATCgatttttcacaatttgttAGCTTTATATGCGCACTGTTATTGTTTCCTCTTTgtattgcttatttttttttatttattaaacttttgttTACGTTGACACCGCCTGGCACCAGCATTGAGTGTACTTCAGCATAAAATTGTCGGCATAATATTCTTGGCAGCAACTCATAACTTTAACATTTACCAGCAGCTCTGGCAACACTTGTGGCTTCTTCAGAAATTAAATCAATCCCAAACGGTGTCAAAAGTTCGGTGATATccaaattttcttaaactgAGTACGGAATATTTGACTCAAGtagcgtttttttttctttctctaataataatataatattttaatcatcGAGCTTATTAAACGAATTATGtactaaaatcaaatattttccaCTAATTTGTCTATTTTAATCCTGATTATATTTGATAAAGTGTTCAATTTCATATATGCTGTTCATTTTCATATATGCTGAAtgcttactttaaaaat includes the following:
- the LOC117780748 gene encoding serine/threonine-protein phosphatase 6 regulatory ankyrin repeat subunit B produces the protein MSQPRGGRGGRGGGAGGAGVGRKTPSSLTGPPDDSATGSERATPASKADSDPKDDSSSNGDKKDTDIFPAPKPPSAGASIRDTANKVLGLAMKSEWTPIEAELKKLEKYVANVGEDGNHIPLAGVLDMNTGMTPLMYATKDNKTAIMDRMIELGADVGARNNDNYNVLHIAAMYSREDVVKLLLTKRGVDPFSTGGSRSQTAVHLVSSRQTGTATNILRALLAAAGKDIRLKADGRGKIPLLLSVESGNQSMCRELLAAQTADQLKATTANGDTALHLAARRRDVDMVRILVDYGTNVDTQNGEGQTPLHIAAAEGDEALLKYFYGVRASASIADNQDRTPMHLAAENGHAHVIEILADKFKASIFERTKDGSTLMHIASLNGHAECATMLFKKGVYLHMPNKDGARSIHTAAEYGHTGIINTLLQKGEKVDVTTNDNYTALHIAVESAKPAVVETLLGFGADVHVRGGKLRETPLHIAARVKDGDRCALMLLKSGASPNLTTDDCLTPVHVAARHGNLATMMQLLEDGGDPLYKSNTGETPLHMACRSCHPEIVRHLIETVKEKHGPEKATTYINSVNDDGATALHYTCQITKEEVKIPESDKQIVSMLLENGADVTLQTKNALETAFHYCAVAGNNDVLMEMISHMNPTDIQKAMNRQSSVGWTPLLIACHRGHMELVNNLLANHARVDVFDTEGRSALHLAAERGFLHVCDALLTNKAFINSKSRVGRTALHLAAMNGFTHLVKFLIKDHNAVIDILTLRKQTPLHLAAASGQMEVCQLLLELGANIDATDDLGQKPIHVAAQNNYSEVAKLFLQQHPSLVNATSKDGNTCAHIAAMQGSVKVIEELMKFDRSGVISARNKLTDATPLQLAAEGGHADVVKALVRAGASCTEENKAGFTAVHLAAQNGHGQVLDVLKSTNSLRINSKKLGLTPLHVAAYYGQADTVRELLTSVPATVKSETPTGQSLFGELGTESGMTPLHLAAFSGNENVVRLLLNSAGVQVDAATIENGYNPLHLACFGGHMSVVGLLLSRSAELLQSTDRNGRTGLHIAAMHGHFQMVEILLGQGAEINATDRNGWTPLHCAAKAGHLDVVKLLCEAGASPKSETNYGCAAIWFAASEGHNEVLRYLMNKEHDTYGLMEDKRFVYNLMVVSKNHNNKPIQEFVLVSPAPVDTAAKLSNIYINLSTKEKERAKDLVAAGKQCEAMATELLALAAGSDSAGKILQATDKRNVEFLDVLIENEQKEVIAHTVVQRYLQELWHGSLTWASWKIMLLLVAFIVCPPVWIGFTFPMGHKFNKVPIIKFMSYLTSHIYLMTHLSIVGITPIYPVLRLSLVPYWYEIGLLIWLSGLLLFELTNPSDKSGLGSIKVLVLLLGMAGVGVHVVAFLFVSKEYWPTLVYCRNQCFALAFLLACVQILDFLSFHHLFGPWAIIIGDLLKDLARFLAVLAIFVFGFSMHIVALNQSFANWTPDDIRSFEKKNRNKGYFSDDDMPTPRPPPVENYVDNRFSEFRRKHKDDRPMTPFLAFERLFFAVFGQTTTLDINPMRHLRPEWTEVLFKFVFGIYLLVSVVVLINLLIAMMSDTYQRIQAQSDIEWKFGLSKLIRNMHRTTTAPSPLNLVTTWFMWIVEKVKARMKKKKRPSLVQMMGIRQASPRTKAGAKWLSKIKKDSVALSQVHLSPLGSQASFSAANQNRIENVADWEAIAKKYRALVGDEEGGSIKDSDAESGSQEGSGGPQAPAQV